In Bacteroidota bacterium, the genomic stretch CCTAATTTTATTGCTTCTATAGCATTTTCAATTGAGGCATATCCTGAAATCAAAATTACCGGGATTTCGGGCCAATTGCTTTTAATTGACTGCAAAACTTCTATACCGCTCCGTTTTGGCATCTTTAAATCTAACAGTATCAAATCGTATCTATTTAGTTTCATTTTTTGGAGTGCGGCATCGACGTCGAATGCTTCTTCAACAACACAGCTCTGTTTAGATAAAATTCTGCGGACACTGTGGCAAACTATAGGTTCATCGTCAACTACTAATACTGAATGCTTTGCCGTTGCATCTCTGCCCCATAATGCTGCTAATGGTATATCGGATCTGCTGAGGCAATTAATGTAATCCGAACTTGTTGCTTGTTCAACATCCGAAATGCTGAATGGCAGGTCAACATCGATAATTTCAGATGTATATCTTTTTATTTTAACGGCTTTTGTCCGTTCTTTCTTTTCGAGTGGACATTCACTAACACATTCACGGCCTTCAGTAATTACTCGACGACATTCACGTTTTCCCAAATTACAGTATGCTTTGAGTGCTGTTTTTTTTGCAAGCGGTATATCAGTATGAGTGAGAGCTTCAACATATTCTATCGAGGTTGCTTTGGCTACTTCGTTTATATTGAATGGCATATCCACATCGATTATGTCGTAAGTTTGATCATCAACCTTGGGTTCAACTTTTCGTTGTTCAATCTTTATTTGTCTTTGGATTAAAGCTTTTTTTGTGGCTTCAGCCAATTCATCGGGAGTGAATGGTTTTGGTAAGTAGCTCGAAGCGCCAAGCTTTGTTGCCTTAACTGCTGATTCGATGGATGCGTAGCCGGTGATCATTATTACTTCGAGTTCAGGATAATGATCGCGAATAATCTGCATCAATTCCATTCCGTTAGTTTTAGGCATCATCAAATCAGTAATTACTAAATCAAATGAGGTTTGATTAATTTTTTTGACTGCATCTTCAACATTCAATGCGTTATCGATTTCATATCCTTTGCGGGAAAGAATTTTTTTGATGCTCTGACAAACAATTTCTTCGTCGTCAACCACTAATATTTTTTCAGTTATCATATTATTTTTCCTTTTCCTTTTCTTTTGGTTTTTGTTTAATTATCATTTTTATAATACACCAATAATTGCAACGACTATGCCATTGATGTTGTAGTGGGAAATGATTAGCTATAACTAATTATATTATAATGAGTTATGGGTGAAAAAAAATATAGTAGTGTGAGAGATTAAAAATATTTAGAGCTAACAAAAAAAAAGAATATGCTGAAAAGAGGTGAGTATGCGAAAATTATGTAGATAAAAAAAATATACACCTGCATATAAATTACTTGTTAATACCGTATTTCCGCATTAGGGCCTGAAAGTTGGAACGCTGCATCTCAACATCACGCGCAGCTTTCGATACATTCCAATCGTTGCGGATAAGAGCTTCTTCCACAAACATTTTTTCTATATCCTGAATTGATGCTTCACGGATTTGCTTCTTGAGCTTTTTGAGTTCCTCAGTATCTTTTGGAATGAGGGAGTTGACTTGTGTTTCGGTTTTAAAGAGAGCGGCTGAAATATGAACAGGCAAAATCTCATCTCCGTCAATTAATATTGTCAATCGCTCAATTGTGTGCTCGAGTTCGCGAACATTTCCGGGCCAATGATAATTTAGCATAACTTCAAAAGTTTCAGATCCGATTTTTAGAATTGGTTTTGCTAATTTGTTACAAGAAATTTTTAGAAATTGTTTTATCAATTCAGGAATATCATCTTTCCTTTCACGGAGAGGAGGCAGTTTAATCGGGAAAACATTCAGCCGGTAATAAAGGTCTTCGCGGAATTTCCCTTCGCTAACCAAGTTTTTCAAATTCTGGTTAGTAGCAAAAATCAAACGGACATCAACATTTTTAATTTTTGTGCTTCCAACAGGAAGAATTTCTTTAGTTTGCAAAACGCGTAATAATCGTGACTGTACTTCAAGCGATAAGTTGCCGATTTCATCTAAGAAAATTGTTCCGTTATCAGCAGCGTCAAACAAACCTTGTTTATCGGATGTCGCTCCTGTGAATGAACCTTTCATGTGTCCGAACAATTCGCTCTCCAATAAGGTACTCGATAGTGTAGATATATCTATTGCAAAAAATTTTTTGTCTTTTCGGTTGCTGCAA encodes the following:
- a CDS encoding sigma-54 dependent transcriptional regulator; translation: MTAKILVVDDELVICKSCEKIFLRAGHKVKYSTSGKQALALLQSESFDVVFTDLKMLDISGFEVLSTIKQRYPETVVIIITGYATIAAAVETMRSGAFDFLPKPFTPGELLAVLNRALEKLKLMQRMRDDTESSETSDSEGFIGKSPKMIEVFNLIRKVAPTDCTVLIIGESGTGKDLTARAIHNCSNRKDKKFFAIDISTLSSTLLESELFGHMKGSFTGATSDKQGLFDAADNGTIFLDEIGNLSLEVQSRLLRVLQTKEILPVGSTKIKNVDVRLIFATNQNLKNLVSEGKFREDLYYRLNVFPIKLPPLRERKDDIPELIKQFLKISCNKLAKPILKIGSETFEVMLNYHWPGNVRELEHTIERLTILIDGDEILPVHISAALFKTETQVNSLIPKDTEELKKLKKQIREASIQDIEKMFVEEALIRNDWNVSKAARDVEMQRSNFQALMRKYGINK
- a CDS encoding response regulator, which produces MITEKILVVDDEEIVCQSIKKILSRKGYEIDNALNVEDAVKKINQTSFDLVITDLMMPKTNGMELMQIIRDHYPELEVIMITGYASIESAVKATKLGASSYLPKPFTPDELAEATKKALIQRQIKIEQRKVEPKVDDQTYDIIDVDMPFNINEVAKATSIEYVEALTHTDIPLAKKTALKAYCNLGKRECRRVITEGRECVSECPLEKKERTKAVKIKRYTSEIIDVDLPFSISDVEQATSSDYINCLSRSDIPLAALWGRDATAKHSVLVVDDEPIVCHSVRRILSKQSCVVEEAFDVDAALQKMKLNRYDLILLDLKMPKRSGIEVLQSIKSNWPEIPVILISGYASIENAIEAIKLGASDIIPKPFTPAELTKKTQEVLVA